Below is a window of Variovorax sp. TBS-050B DNA.
GTACCGCGAGGCGGCCAAGAAGGCCTGAGTGAGCGCGGCGCCGGCGCTTCCATCCAGCAAGGCTCCCGGCGCCTTCGACAAAGACCGGGCGCGCGGGCTTGAAATGCCCGCCCGCCCATCCATCTTTGCTTGATCAATCAAAGGATATTCATGTCCGGTCATACCCCTCTGCCCGCCGAAGCGATCGACCTGCCGCTGTTGCCGCTGCGCGACGTCGTCGTCTTTCCCCACATGGTGATCCCGCTGTTCGTGGGGCGCCCCAAGAGCATCAAGGCGCTCGAACTGGCCATGGAAGCCGAGCGCCGCATCATGCTGGTGGCCCAGAAGGCCGCCGCCAAGGATGAGCCCTCGGTCGAGGACATGTTCGAGGTCGGCTGCGTGTCGACCATCCTGCAGATGCTCAAGCTGCCCGACGGCACCGTGAAGGTGCTGGTCGAGGGCCAGCAGCGCGCCCGCGTGAACCGCATCGACGACGGCGAGACCCATTTCACCGCCAACGTCACGCCGGTGGCGATGCCCGGGGGCGGCGAGAAGGGCACCGAGGTCGAGGCGCTGCGCCGCGCGGTGATGCAGCAGTTCGACCAGTACGTGAAGCTCAACAAGAAGATCCCGCCCGAGATCCTGACCTCGATCTCCAGCATCGACGACCCGGGCCGCCTGGCCGACACCATCGCCGCGCACCTGCCGCTCAAGCTCGACAACAAGCAGGCGGTGCTCGACCTCGACGACGTGAAGGCGCGGCTCGAGAACCTGTTCGGGCAGCTCGAGCGCGAAGTCGACATCCTCAACGTCGACAAGAAGATCCGCGGCCGCGTGAAGCGCCAGATGGAAAAGAACCAGCGCGACTTCTACCTCAACGAGCAGGTCAAGGCGATCCAGAAGGAGCTCGGCGAAGGCGAAGAGGGCGCGGACATCGAGGAGATCGAGAAGAAGATCAAGCTCGCCAAGATGCCCAAGGAAGCGCTCAAGAAGGCCGAGGGCGAGCTCAAGAAGCTCAAGCTGATGTCGCCCATGTCGGCCGAGGCCACCGTGGTGCGCAACTACATCGACGTGCTCGTCGGCCTGCCCTGGAGCAAGCGCACCAAGATCAAGCACGACCTCGCCAACGCCGAGGCGGTGCTCAATGCCGACCACTACGGCCTCGAGAAGGTCAAGGACCGCATCCTCGAGTACCTCGCGGTGCAGCAGCGCGTCGACAAGGTCAAGGCGCCGATCCTGTGCCTCGTGGGCCCGCCGGGCGTGGGCAAGACCTCGCTCGGCCAGTCGATCGCCAAGGCGACCGGCCGCAAGTACACCCGCATGGCGCTCGGCGGCATGCGCGACGAGGCCGAGATCCGCGGCCATCGCCGCACCTACATCGGCGCGCTGCCGGGCAAGGTGCTGCAGGGCCTGAGCAAGATCGGCACGCGCAATCCGCTGTTCCTGCTCGACGAGATCGACAAGCTCGGCACCGACTTCCGCGGCGATCCGTCGAGCGCGCTGCTCGAGGTGCTCGACCCCGAGCAGAACCACACCTTCGGCGACCACTACGTCGAGGTCGACTTCGACCTGAGCGACGTGATGTTCGTCGCGACCTCGAACTCGATGAACATCCCGCCGGCGCTGCTCGACCGGATGGAGGTCATCCGCCTCTCGGGCTATACCGAGGACGAGAAGACCAACATCGCGATCAAGTACCTGCTGCCCAAGCAGATGACGAACAACGGCGTGAAGGCCGACGAACTGCTCGTCACTGAAGAGGCCGTGCGCGACATCGTGCGCTACTACACCCGCGAGGCGGGCGTGCGTTCGCTCGAGCGCGAGCTGTCGAAGATCTGCCGCAAGGTGGTGAAGGGCCTGCTGCTCAAGCAGCTGACGCCGCAGGTCTTGGTGGACGGTGCGAACCTCAACGAATTCCTGGGCGTGCGCAAGTACAGCTTCGGCCTGGCCGAGAAGCAGAGCCAGGTCGGCCAGGTGGTCGGCCTCGCGTGGACCGAGGTCGGCGGCGATCTGCTCACCATCGAGGCGGTGACGATGCCCGGCAAGGGCGTGATCAGCCGCACCGGCTCGCTCGGCGACGTGATGAAGGAATCGGTCGAGGCCGCGCGCACCGTGGTGCGCAGCCGCGCACGGCGCCTGGGCATCAAGGACGAGGTGTTCGAGAAGCGCGACATCCATATCCACGTGCCCGACGGCGCCACGCCCAAGGACGGCCCGAGCGCCGGTGCCGCGATGACGACCGCCTTCGTGTCGGCGCTCACGGGCATTCCGGTGCGCAGCGACGTCGCGATGACGGGCGAGATCACGCTGCGCGGCGAGGTCACGGCCATCGGCGGCCTCAAGGAGAAGCTGCTGGCCGCGCTGCGCGGCGGCATCAAAACCGTGCTGATTCCCGAGGAGAACGCCAAGGACCTGCAGGACATTCCCGAGAACGTGAAGAACGGGCTCGAGATCGTTCCGGTCAAGTGGATCGACAAGGTGCTCGAGATCGCGCTCGAGAAGATGCCCGAGCCGCTCTCCGACGAGGAGGTCGCCGCTTCGGCCGCGGCGGTGGCCGAGCTCGCGAAGCAGCGCGAGTCGCAGGCCTCGGAAGGTTCGGTCAAACATTGAGCCTGCAGAACTTGCAGAGCCTCGAAAAAGTGTTCTATAATTCGAGGCTCGAAACGCGGGAATAGCTCAGTTGGTAGAGCGCAACCTTGCCAAGGTTGAGGTCGAGAGTTCGAGACTCTTTTCCCGCTCCAGTTTTGAAAAAGGGAAGCACTGCTTCCCTTTTTTTCGCAAGTTCGGTTTTAGCAGCGTGGCGCGATAGCAAAGCGGTTATGCAACGGATTGCAAATCCGTCTAGTCCGGTTCGACTCCGGATCGCGCCTCCATCCTCCTGCTCAGCTTGATCCACCCCTATCGAAAAATCGCCCCGCCAACCTGCGTTGCCGGGGCTGTTTTCGTTTGGGTTATCGTCGATGTCCAACCCGAAGCCCGGATGGTGAAATTGGTAGACACATCGGACTTAAAATCCGCCGCTTCCTTAATCGGGGCATACGGGTTCGACCCCCGTTCCGGGCACCACATTTAGACAAGGGAGCACACCATGCCTCGTTACAACGCTCCATTCGAAATCCATGTGCACGGCGACGTGCCGCTGCGCTCCGACGTCAGCTTCGAGCAGATCCAGGAAGCACTCAAGCCGCTGTGGGTCTACGCGGGCGCCAAGTCGCTGGCCGATGGCGCCACGAGCAGCTATGAAGAAGAGCCGGGCATCCGCTTCGAGCAGAAGGAACACATGCTCCAGATCTGCTGGACCGTCGCGGGCGACGAAGACTTCCGCCAGGCGCTCGACGAGATGTGCATGGGGCTCAACGAACTGTCGGAGCGCGGCGCTGCGATCGAGGTCACCTTCTACGACACCGATTTCGACGAGGAAGAGAGCGACCCCGAAGAGGAATCGCGCGACGACTTCCTGATGCTGTTCGTCGGTCCCAATCCGGCCGCGATCATGCAGGTGCAGCGCGACCTGCTCGTGGAAGACGTCGTCAACCTCATGGAGCGCCACTTCGACGGCGCCGAGCTCGGCGGCGTGGTGTCGGAGATCGACCGCCTCTTCAGCGACCGCTTCGATGCGCTCGTGAATTCGCTCGAGATCGGCAAGCGTCCGCGCGGCACCGGCGGCAGCAGCGGCGGTCACGGCGGCGGCCGCCGTCCGCGCCACCTGCACTGATCCCTTCGCGTCCGCACCGGCGGGCGCGCAACACGCCTGCCATGCGGCGCATTCACGATGGCCGCATGACCCTCCAGCTCTTTCCTTCCTCCGCCCTCAACACCGGCGTGCGCAAGCGCGAGGTGTTCGGCTGGGCGATGTACGACTTCGCCAACTCCGGCTACACCACCGTGGTGATCACGGCGGTGTTCGCCGCGTACTTCGTCGGCGGCATCGCCAAGGGCGCACCGTGGGCGACCTTCGCATGGACGGCCGCGCTCAGCATCTCCTATGCGATCGTGATGCTCTCGATGCCCGCGATCGGCGCCTGGGCCGACGCGCGCGCGGCGAAGAAGCGCGTGCTCGTCACCGTGACGGCGGGCTGCGTGGCGGCCACCGCGGCGCTGGCGCTGACGCCAGGATTCGCCGGGCCAACGGGCGTGGCGCTCGCGATGGCACTGGTCATCGTCTCGAACACCTTCTATTCCTACGGCGAGTCGCTCACCGGCGCCTTCCTGCCCGAGCTCGCGACGGCCGAGGGCATGGGCAAGGTCAGCGGATGGGGCTGGGGCTTCGGCTACATCGGCGGGATGCTCGCGCTCGGTCTGTGCCTGGCCTATGTGCTGTCGGCACAGGCGAAGGGTCTGCCGGCGTCGCATTTCGTGCCGGTCACGATGCTGATCACGGCCGCGATCTACGGCAGCGCCGCCTGCGCGACCTTCGTGCTGCTGCCCGAGCGCGCGCGGCCCCAGCCCGCGCGGCGCGCCCAAGGCGCATGGCTGCAGTTGCGCGCCACGCTGCGGGAGGCGCGCGGCTACCGCGACTTCATGCAGCTGCTGATCTGCACCGTCTGCTACCAGGGCGGCGTGGCGGTGGCGATCGCGCTGGCGGCGATCTATGCCGAGCAGGTGATCGGCTTCGTGGCGAGCGAGACCATGGTGCTGATCTTCGTGCTCAACCTCGCGGCCGCGCTCGGCGCCTTCGGCTTCGGCTACCTGCAGGACCGCATCGGCCACAAGATCTCTCTCGCCGGCACGCTGGTGGCCTGGATCGCGGTGTGCGTGATCGCCGCAGCGGCCACGACCAAGGGCGCCTTCTGGTGGGCGGCCGCGATCGCCGGCTTGTCCATGGGCTCGAGCCAGTCGGCCGGCCGCGCGATGACGGGCTATCTCGCACCGCCGCGGCAGCTGGCCGAGTTCTTCGGCCTCTGGACCTTCGCGACGCGGTTGGCGAGCATCGTCGGCCCGCTGATGTTCGGCGCCATCACCTGGGCCACGGGCGGCAACCAGCGCATCGCGATCCTGTCGACCGCGGCACTGTTCGTCGCCGGGCTCCTGCTGCTGCTGCCGATCGACATGGCGCGCGGCCGCGAGGCCGCGCTGCGCAGCCGCTGACGCAGGTCAGGGCTGCCGGTCGCCGAACAGGCTGTCGTTGGTCAAGGGCCAGCCGGCGGCCGGTGCATAGCGCACGGTCCAGTTGGCCGGGTCCTTCACGCGCGCCGCGAAGGCCGCGAGGTCCGAGCGGTCGAGCGAGCCGGTGTAGATCGCGTTGGTCTGATTGGCAGGGGACACGGTGAACGAGAAGCCGGTGCCGGCGCTGGTGACCGCATCGGGAATGGTGCCGGCGGGGCCGCCGAGCGTGAGGCTCGCGAGGAAGTTGCCGACCGAGGTGATCTCACCGGCCTTGCCGTTGTCGAGTCCGGCGATGGCGCCGCCCGTGAAGGCATAGATCGTTTCGGACTTGCCGACACCGCCCGGCGCGCCGAGCGTGGTGCCCTTGTCGGCGACGGGATTGCCGGTGACGTCGGTCTGGATCGTCACGATGGTGCCGGCCGGCAGGTTCTGATCGGCGGTCCAGACGTAGGCAGACTCGTTCGTGAGGCCGCTGAATTCGAGCGTGCCCGCCTTGCGGTCGCGGTCGGTGAACATCACCTGCGTTCCGCCGTTCACGGCCTTGAGCAGCACGAAGGCGAAGGCATCCGGCGCTTCGGCATTGCCTGCCATGAAGAGCAGGTCGCCCGCGGCCAGCGCCGTCGGTCCGGCGGCCGTCACGAAGCTCAATTGGCTCGGGTCCGAGATGCCCGCGTAGGCATTGCCGGCCGCATCGACGATCGCATTGGCATCGACCGTGAGGTAGTAGCCGGTCCCGTTCTCGAGCCTGGCGCTCGGCAGCAGCGTGAGCACGTTGAAGGCGAGCCGGACCCGGGCTGCCGTGCTGGCTGCGTTGAAGGTCTCGACCACGCTGCCATCGGCCTTGTGCAACACGATGTGGCCGGTGCCGAGGCGAACGGCTTCGTTGAGGCTCAGCACGATCGGTGCGTCGGTGTTCACGCCCACGCGACCGGCCGCGGGCGTGGCGAGCTTCAGCTTCGGGCCGGCGGTGTCGGCCAGGGGCTGGCCGAGCCGCACGACGAAGCCTTCGAATTTCTGGTCCGCGGGCGGAAGATCCTTCGACACGGTGGCGCCGTCCCATTTGGTGTCGCCGTTGTCGAGCAGCAATTGCACCTCCGTGCCCGCGGCCACGGGGCCGGGCACCTCGACGGCCGACTCGAAGCTGCCGCCCGTGGCCTTGCGCAGGCTGTCCAGGTCGTTCGACAGCTCCACGGGCGCTTCGCCCGCACGACCGCTCCAGGCGAAGAGGGCGAAGTTGCGGTCGACCAGTTCGCTCGCCGGACCCGCGGGGCCGGCGACGATGAGGTAGCGGCCGTCGCTGCCCTTGTCGATCGAGCGGATGCCGCGGCCGCCGAGATCGATCTCGATCGGCGCGCCGAAGCTTGCCTGCGTCTCGGTGCCCGCGACCAGCGCGGCGTAGTTCTGCACCGGCACGATCAGCGCGTGCGTGCGGGCTGCGCCGCCGACCTGCGGCGCACGGAAGCCCAGCCAGAGCGCGCCGTCGCCCGGTGCGGTGGCCATGCCTTCGATCGAGAAGCCGTTGACCTGCTCGGGCGCCACGCCCGCGCCGGCCGATGCCGCGAAGCCGAAGTGGTTGGCGCCCAGGCCGTGGACGTTGCCGCTGTCCCAGGCCACCAGCTGGCTTTCGAGCAGCGAGAACTGGCCGATGTAGCTGAAGACGGTCGCGGCGCCGGTGCCGACGACCTTCACCGCGAACAGATGCGAACGGTCGGGCGTGTCGGCGCCGTCCTTCTTGTTGCTGTTCGAGCCGGTGAAGTAGAGCGTGTCGCCCACGCGGGTGCCGGCTTCGAGGTCGAGCTCCTTCGCGAGCTTGGGGCCATTGAGCTTGTAGCTCCACTCGTTGACCGCCGCGCCGCCGGCGCGCGGGTAGACGCGCAGCACGTTGGCCTCGTCATCGGCCACGATCATGTAGCCGCCGGGCAGTGCGATGGCGGTGGAGGCGTCGGACGAGCCTTCGGTGGTGCCGGCGTTTGGGGTGAACTGCGCCTTCGATACGAGCGGGTCGGGCTCCGTGGCCGGCGGTTCCGTGGCGGGCGGCTCGGCCGCTGGCGGCACCGGCGCAGCGGCGACCGGCGGCGCGATCGGCGCGAAGAAGGCACCGCCACCTCCGCTGCCGCCGCCGCACGCGGCCAGCAGAACGCCGAGGGCGCTGGCGAGCAGCAGCGGCTTGAAGGGAAGGGCGGCGGTCGGGGTCGGGTTCATGGTGCGCGGTGGTTGCAAACAAACCGCGCATGCTGATGCTTTGGTATGACAGCGCCGTGAAGACCGGCGCCGGCGCGCCGCTCAGGGCACCTGTTCGCGCAAGGACCTGGGCACCCGGTAGCGCTCGCCGTCGTAGCGAAGCGTCACGGTGTCGAAGCGCGCGGGCAGCGGCTTCTCGGTGCAGCTCTGGTCCTCCTGCAGCTGCGCACGGCTCTGCACGCGGGTGCGCGACAGCTGCAGGTCGTGCCAGCCGTTGCTCGTCGACTTCGCCACCGACAGCATCGAGCGCAGCTTCTCGAAGCGGCCGGTGCAGCTGTGGTCCCACTCGCCGCTGTCGTGGTCGAGCTCGATCTCCTGCAGCACCTGGCGCAGCTTGCCGCCCTGCGGCACGTAGAGCCGCAAGGTCTCGATCGCGACCGAGCTGCCCGGTGCGGTGCCGCGGTAGCGCACGCGCAGGCCGAAGGCGCGCGTGCCGGCCGCGAGCACGTAGCGCGAGGTGTCGATGCGGATGTCCTGGATCGCGGTGGCGCTGTCCTCGTCGAGCGCTTCGGGCTGAAAGATGCGGCCGATGACGGTGTCGCGCTCGGTGTTGCCGTTGTCGGGGCGCTGGATCAGCAGCAGCTCGAGGTCGAACACCTTGGCGCCGGCACTGCTGGTCTCGTGCCGTATCGGCAGCACCACGATGCTGCGGTCGGGGAAGGCCGGCCAGGGCTTGCAGGCGGCCAGCCGCTCGTCGAGCGCCCGGTTCGGGTACAGCTTGGCATGCATGCGCTCGGCGAGGCCGCTTTCGCAGGCGGCATGGCCGGCGCCCGCGGCCGCCACGCCCAGCAGGAGCATCAGGATGCGACGCAGCATCTCAGCCGGGAATCGTTGCCGCAGGCACGGCGATGGGCCGCGCCTGCGGCGGCAGCCAGTGCGCGGCCGCGGCCTCGAGCGCGGCCAGGTCGCCGCTGCCCGCGAGCAGCAGCGCGCCGTCGTCGCCATCCGCCGCCAGCCGGCTGAGGGCTGAGAGCACGCGGCGCGTCTGCAGCGCCACGGCGGCACCGGTGTCGATGAAGCGCAGCGCCGATGGCGCATGGCGCTGAAGCACATGCTGCACGAGCGGATAGTGCGTGCAGCCGAGCACCACCGTGTCGACCTCGCCGGCACCCGTTCCAAACGGGCCGGCCTCGGCCATGTAGCGCGCGCAGAGGGTTTCGATGGCCGCGGCGTCGAAGCCTTCGATCGCCTTCACGAGGCCGTCGCAGGGCACCGGCCGCACCGTCGCGGCGCCGGCGAAGGTCTCGCGCAGGGCGGCGTACTTGGCGCTGGCGAGCGTCCCGCGCGTGGCGAGCACCGCGATGTGCCCGGTGCGGCTTGCCGCCACTGCCGGCTTGAGCGCGGGCTCCAGGCCCACGATCGGCAGCGCGGGATGCTCGGCGCGCAGCAGGTGGATCGCCGCCGTGGTGGCCGTGTTGCAGGCCACCACCAGCGCCTTGATGCCGTGTTCGCGGATCAGCTGGCCGGTCACGGCGCGCGAGCGCTCGATCACGTAGGCATCGCCGCGCTCGCCGTAGGGCGCGAATGCGGTGTCGGCGAAATAGACGAAGCGCTCGTGCGGCAGCTCCGCGCGCAGCGCGGCCAGCACGCTGAGCCCGCCGACCCCGCTGTCGAAGACGCCGACGGGGTTCAAGCTCAGGCTTCTTCCATCATGATGGTCTTGAACTCGCCGCTGGCGATGCGCTTCTGCCACTCGGCCGGGCCGGTGATGTGCGCGCTGGTGCCGCCGGCGTCGACCGCCACCGTCACCGGCATGTCGACCACGTCGAATTCGTAGATGGCTTCCATGCCGAGGTCCTCGAAGCCCACCACCTTGGCGGTCTTGATCGCCTTGCTCACGAGGTAGGCGGCGCCGCCCACGGCCATGAGGTAGGCGCTCTTGTGCTTCTTGATCGCCTCGATCGCGACGGGGCCGCGCTCGGCCTTGCCGATCATCGCGATCAGGCCGGTCTGGGCCAGCATCATCTCGGTGAAGCCGTCCATGCGCGTGGCCGTGGTCGGGCCCGCCGGGCCCACGGCCTCGTCGCCCACCGGGTCGACGGGGCCGACGTAGTAGATGACGCGGTTCGTGAAGTCGACCGGCAGCTTCTCGCCCTTGGCCAGCATGCCCTGGATGCGCTTGTGCGCCGCGTCGCGGCCGGTGAGCATCTTGCCGTTGAGCAGCAGGGTGTCGCCAGGCTTCCAGCTCGCGACCTCGGCGGGCGTGAGGCGGTCGAGGTCGACGCGCTTGCTCTTCTTCTCGTCGGGCGCCCAGTTCACCTCGGGCCACAGGTCGAGCGAGGGCGGGTCGAGGTACACCGCGCCGCTGCCGTCGAGCACGAAGTGCGCATGGCGCGTCGCGGCGCAGTTCGGGATCATCGCCACCGGCTTGCTGGCCGCGTGCGTGGGGTACATCTTGATCTTGATGTCGAGCACGGTCGACAGGCCGCCCAGGCCCTGCGCGCCGATGCCGAGCGCATTGACCTTCTCGTAGAGCTCCAGGCGCAGTTCCTCGACCTTGGAGAGCGGCTCCTTGCGCGCGGCCTTGGCCTGCAGCTCGTGCATGTCGAGGTCGTCCATCAGGCTTTCCTTGGCCATCAGCGCCGCCTTCTCTGCGGTGCCGCCGATGCCGATGCCCAGCATGCCCGGCGGGCACCAGCCGGCGCCCATGGTCGGCACGGTCTTGAGCACCCAGTCGACCACGCTGTCGCCGGGGTTCAGCATCACGAGCTTGCTCTTGTTCTCGCTGCCGCCGCCCTTGGCCGCGACCGTCACTTCCACCGTGTTGCCGGGCACGATCTCGGTGAAGATCACCGCGGGCGTGTTGTCCTTGGTGTTCTTGCGCTCGAACTGCGGATCGGCCACGACCGAGGCGCGCAGCGTGTTGTCCGGATGGTTGTAGCCGCGGCGCACGCCTTCGTTGATCGCGTCGTCGAGGCTGCCGGTGAAGCCGCCCCAGCGCACGTCCATGCCCACCTTGAGGAACACGTTGACGATGCCGGTGTCCTGGCAGATCGGGCGGTGGCCCGTGGCGCTCATCTTGCTGTTGGTCAGGATCTGCGCGATCGCGTCCTTGGCGGCCGGGCTCTGCTCGCGCTCGTAGGCCTTGGCGAGGTGGGCGATGTAGTCGGCGGGGTGGTAGTAGCTGATGTACTGCAGCGCGGCGCTGATCGATTCGATCAGGTCGGCCTGCTGGATCGTGGTCGTCATGGTGGGGGAGTG
It encodes the following:
- the lon gene encoding endopeptidase La: MSGHTPLPAEAIDLPLLPLRDVVVFPHMVIPLFVGRPKSIKALELAMEAERRIMLVAQKAAAKDEPSVEDMFEVGCVSTILQMLKLPDGTVKVLVEGQQRARVNRIDDGETHFTANVTPVAMPGGGEKGTEVEALRRAVMQQFDQYVKLNKKIPPEILTSISSIDDPGRLADTIAAHLPLKLDNKQAVLDLDDVKARLENLFGQLEREVDILNVDKKIRGRVKRQMEKNQRDFYLNEQVKAIQKELGEGEEGADIEEIEKKIKLAKMPKEALKKAEGELKKLKLMSPMSAEATVVRNYIDVLVGLPWSKRTKIKHDLANAEAVLNADHYGLEKVKDRILEYLAVQQRVDKVKAPILCLVGPPGVGKTSLGQSIAKATGRKYTRMALGGMRDEAEIRGHRRTYIGALPGKVLQGLSKIGTRNPLFLLDEIDKLGTDFRGDPSSALLEVLDPEQNHTFGDHYVEVDFDLSDVMFVATSNSMNIPPALLDRMEVIRLSGYTEDEKTNIAIKYLLPKQMTNNGVKADELLVTEEAVRDIVRYYTREAGVRSLERELSKICRKVVKGLLLKQLTPQVLVDGANLNEFLGVRKYSFGLAEKQSQVGQVVGLAWTEVGGDLLTIEAVTMPGKGVISRTGSLGDVMKESVEAARTVVRSRARRLGIKDEVFEKRDIHIHVPDGATPKDGPSAGAAMTTAFVSALTGIPVRSDVAMTGEITLRGEVTAIGGLKEKLLAALRGGIKTVLIPEENAKDLQDIPENVKNGLEIVPVKWIDKVLEIALEKMPEPLSDEEVAASAAAVAELAKQRESQASEGSVKH
- a CDS encoding DUF6806 family protein, which encodes MPRYNAPFEIHVHGDVPLRSDVSFEQIQEALKPLWVYAGAKSLADGATSSYEEEPGIRFEQKEHMLQICWTVAGDEDFRQALDEMCMGLNELSERGAAIEVTFYDTDFDEEESDPEEESRDDFLMLFVGPNPAAIMQVQRDLLVEDVVNLMERHFDGAELGGVVSEIDRLFSDRFDALVNSLEIGKRPRGTGGSSGGHGGGRRPRHLH
- a CDS encoding MFS transporter, coding for MTLQLFPSSALNTGVRKREVFGWAMYDFANSGYTTVVITAVFAAYFVGGIAKGAPWATFAWTAALSISYAIVMLSMPAIGAWADARAAKKRVLVTVTAGCVAATAALALTPGFAGPTGVALAMALVIVSNTFYSYGESLTGAFLPELATAEGMGKVSGWGWGFGYIGGMLALGLCLAYVLSAQAKGLPASHFVPVTMLITAAIYGSAACATFVLLPERARPQPARRAQGAWLQLRATLREARGYRDFMQLLICTVCYQGGVAVAIALAAIYAEQVIGFVASETMVLIFVLNLAAALGAFGFGYLQDRIGHKISLAGTLVAWIAVCVIAAAATTKGAFWWAAAIAGLSMGSSQSAGRAMTGYLAPPRQLAEFFGLWTFATRLASIVGPLMFGAITWATGGNQRIAILSTAALFVAGLLLLLPIDMARGREAALRSR
- a CDS encoding Ig-like domain-containing protein translates to MNPTPTAALPFKPLLLASALGVLLAACGGGSGGGGAFFAPIAPPVAAAPVPPAAEPPATEPPATEPDPLVSKAQFTPNAGTTEGSSDASTAIALPGGYMIVADDEANVLRVYPRAGGAAVNEWSYKLNGPKLAKELDLEAGTRVGDTLYFTGSNSNKKDGADTPDRSHLFAVKVVGTGAATVFSYIGQFSLLESQLVAWDSGNVHGLGANHFGFAASAGAGVAPEQVNGFSIEGMATAPGDGALWLGFRAPQVGGAARTHALIVPVQNYAALVAGTETQASFGAPIEIDLGGRGIRSIDKGSDGRYLIVAGPAGPASELVDRNFALFAWSGRAGEAPVELSNDLDSLRKATGGSFESAVEVPGPVAAGTEVQLLLDNGDTKWDGATVSKDLPPADQKFEGFVVRLGQPLADTAGPKLKLATPAAGRVGVNTDAPIVLSLNEAVRLGTGHIVLHKADGSVVETFNAASTAARVRLAFNVLTLLPSARLENGTGYYLTVDANAIVDAAGNAYAGISDPSQLSFVTAAGPTALAAGDLLFMAGNAEAPDAFAFVLLKAVNGGTQVMFTDRDRKAGTLEFSGLTNESAYVWTADQNLPAGTIVTIQTDVTGNPVADKGTTLGAPGGVGKSETIYAFTGGAIAGLDNGKAGEITSVGNFLASLTLGGPAGTIPDAVTSAGTGFSFTVSPANQTNAIYTGSLDRSDLAAFAARVKDPANWTVRYAPAAGWPLTNDSLFGDRQP
- the murI gene encoding glutamate racemase, with protein sequence MNPVGVFDSGVGGLSVLAALRAELPHERFVYFADTAFAPYGERGDAYVIERSRAVTGQLIREHGIKALVVACNTATTAAIHLLRAEHPALPIVGLEPALKPAVAASRTGHIAVLATRGTLASAKYAALRETFAGAATVRPVPCDGLVKAIEGFDAAAIETLCARYMAEAGPFGTGAGEVDTVVLGCTHYPLVQHVLQRHAPSALRFIDTGAAVALQTRRVLSALSRLAADGDDGALLLAGSGDLAALEAAAAHWLPPQARPIAVPAATIPG
- a CDS encoding fumarate hydratase is translated as MTTTIQQADLIESISAALQYISYYHPADYIAHLAKAYEREQSPAAKDAIAQILTNSKMSATGHRPICQDTGIVNVFLKVGMDVRWGGFTGSLDDAINEGVRRGYNHPDNTLRASVVADPQFERKNTKDNTPAVIFTEIVPGNTVEVTVAAKGGGSENKSKLVMLNPGDSVVDWVLKTVPTMGAGWCPPGMLGIGIGGTAEKAALMAKESLMDDLDMHELQAKAARKEPLSKVEELRLELYEKVNALGIGAQGLGGLSTVLDIKIKMYPTHAASKPVAMIPNCAATRHAHFVLDGSGAVYLDPPSLDLWPEVNWAPDEKKSKRVDLDRLTPAEVASWKPGDTLLLNGKMLTGRDAAHKRIQGMLAKGEKLPVDFTNRVIYYVGPVDPVGDEAVGPAGPTTATRMDGFTEMMLAQTGLIAMIGKAERGPVAIEAIKKHKSAYLMAVGGAAYLVSKAIKTAKVVGFEDLGMEAIYEFDVVDMPVTVAVDAGGTSAHITGPAEWQKRIASGEFKTIMMEEA